A region of Streptomyces deccanensis DNA encodes the following proteins:
- the gyrB gene encoding DNA topoisomerase (ATP-hydrolyzing) subunit B: protein MLCQKGRFVADSGNPNENIPSTEALAGTAEASPSAYDASAITVLEGLDAVRKRPGMYIGSTGERGLHHLVQEVVDNSVDEALAGHADTIDVTILPDGGVRVVDNGRGIPVGIVPSEGKPAVEVVLTVLHAGGKFGGGGYAVSGGLHGVGVSVVNALSTKVAVEVKTDGYRWTQDYKLGVPTAPLAQHEATEEHGTSVTFWADPDIFETTHYSFETLSRRFQEMAFLNKGLRINLTDERESAKATAGADEAGEDEKHEVKTVSYHYEGGIVDFVKHLNSRKGDVVHPSVIDFEAEDKDKALSVEVAMQWNSGYSEGVYSFANIIHTHEGGTHEEGFRAAMTGLINRYARDKKLLREKDDNLTGDDIREGLTAIISIKLSEPQFEGQTKTKLGNTEAKTFVQKVVHEHLTDWLDRNPVEAADIIRKSIQAATARVAARKARDLTRRKGLLETASLPGKLSDCQSNDPTKCEIFIVEGDSAGGSAKSGRNPQYQAILPIRGKILNVEKARIDKILQNQEIQALISAFGTGVHEDFDIEKLRYHKIILMADADVDGQHINTLLLTFLFRFMRPLVEAGHVFLSRPPLYKIKWGRDDFEYAYSDRERDALIELGRQNGKRVREDSIQRFKGLGEMNAEELRITTMDQDHRVLGQVTLDDAAQADELFSVLMGEDVEARRQFIQRNAKDVRFLDI from the coding sequence GTGCTGTGCCAGAAAGGGCGCTTCGTGGCCGATTCCGGCAACCCCAACGAGAACATCCCGTCCACCGAGGCCCTGGCCGGAACGGCCGAGGCCTCGCCCTCGGCGTACGACGCCAGTGCCATCACCGTCCTCGAAGGGCTGGACGCGGTCCGCAAGCGGCCCGGCATGTACATCGGCTCGACCGGTGAGCGCGGCCTGCACCACCTCGTGCAAGAGGTCGTGGACAACTCCGTCGACGAGGCGCTGGCCGGCCACGCGGACACCATCGACGTGACGATCCTTCCCGACGGCGGTGTCCGGGTCGTCGACAACGGCCGCGGCATCCCGGTGGGCATCGTGCCCTCCGAGGGCAAGCCGGCCGTCGAGGTCGTGCTGACCGTCCTGCACGCGGGCGGCAAGTTCGGCGGCGGCGGTTACGCGGTCTCCGGCGGTCTGCACGGCGTCGGCGTCTCCGTGGTGAACGCCCTGTCGACGAAGGTCGCCGTCGAGGTCAAGACCGACGGCTACCGCTGGACGCAGGACTACAAGCTGGGCGTCCCGACCGCCCCGCTCGCCCAGCACGAGGCCACCGAGGAGCACGGCACCTCGGTCACCTTCTGGGCCGACCCGGACATCTTCGAGACCACCCACTACTCCTTCGAGACGCTGTCGCGGCGCTTCCAGGAGATGGCGTTCCTCAACAAGGGCCTGCGGATCAACCTCACCGACGAGCGTGAGTCCGCTAAGGCCACCGCCGGGGCGGACGAGGCCGGTGAGGACGAGAAGCACGAGGTCAAGACGGTCTCGTACCACTACGAGGGCGGCATCGTCGACTTCGTGAAGCACCTCAACTCCCGCAAGGGGGACGTGGTGCACCCGTCCGTCATCGACTTCGAGGCCGAGGACAAGGACAAGGCCCTGTCCGTCGAGGTCGCGATGCAGTGGAACAGCGGTTACAGCGAGGGTGTGTACTCCTTCGCCAACATCATCCACACGCACGAGGGCGGTACGCACGAAGAGGGCTTCCGTGCCGCGATGACCGGTCTGATCAACCGCTACGCGCGCGACAAGAAGCTGCTCCGCGAGAAGGACGACAACCTCACGGGTGACGACATCCGCGAGGGTCTGACCGCGATCATCTCGATCAAGCTGAGCGAGCCGCAGTTCGAGGGCCAGACCAAGACCAAGCTGGGCAACACGGAGGCCAAGACCTTCGTGCAGAAGGTCGTCCACGAGCACCTGACGGACTGGCTCGACCGCAACCCGGTCGAGGCCGCGGACATCATCCGCAAGTCCATCCAGGCGGCCACCGCGCGCGTGGCGGCCCGCAAGGCGCGTGACCTGACCCGCCGCAAGGGCCTGCTGGAGACGGCGTCCCTGCCGGGCAAGCTGAGCGACTGCCAGTCGAACGACCCCACCAAGTGCGAGATCTTCATCGTCGAGGGTGACTCCGCCGGCGGCTCGGCCAAGTCCGGCCGCAACCCGCAGTACCAGGCGATCCTCCCGATCCGCGGCAAGATCCTCAACGTCGAGAAGGCGCGGATCGACAAGATCCTGCAGAACCAGGAGATCCAGGCGCTGATCTCCGCGTTCGGCACCGGGGTCCACGAGGACTTCGACATCGAGAAGCTCCGCTATCACAAGATCATTCTCATGGCGGACGCCGACGTCGACGGCCAGCACATCAACACGCTGCTGCTGACCTTCCTGTTCCGCTTCATGCGGCCGCTGGTCGAGGCCGGGCACGTGTTCCTGTCGCGTCCCCCGCTCTACAAGATCAAGTGGGGCCGGGACGACTTCGAGTACGCGTACTCGGACCGTGAGCGCGACGCCCTGATCGAACTCGGCCGGCAGAACGGCAAGCGCGTCCGGGAGGACTCGATCCAGCGCTTCAAGGGTCTCGGCGAGATGAACGCCGAGGAACTGCGCATCACGACCATGGACCAGGACCACCGCGTCCTCGGGCAGGTCACGCTGGACGACGCCGCCCAGGCCGACGAGCTGTTCTCGGTGCTCATGGGTGAAGACGTCGAGGCCCGGCGCCAGTTCATCCAGCGCAACGCCAAGGACGTCCGCTTCCTCGACATCTGA
- the gyrA gene encoding DNA gyrase subunit A, translating into MADENPPVTPDDAGETTVRIEPVGLETEMQRSYLDYAMSVIVSRALPDVRDGLKPVHRRVLYAMYDGGYRPEKGFYKCARVVGDVMGNYHPHGDSSIYDALVRLAQPWSMRMPLVDSNGNFGSPGNDPAAAMRYTECKMAPLSMEMVRDIDEETVDFTDNYDGRSQEPTVLPARFPNLLINGSAGIAVGMATNIPPHNLREVAAGAQWYLENPEASHEDLLDALIERIKGPDFPTGALVVGRKGIEEAYRTGRGSITMRAVVEVEEIQNRQCLVVTELPYQVNPDNLAQKIADLVKDGKIGGIADVRDETSSRTGQRLVIVLKRDAVAKVVLNNLYKHTDLQTNFGANMLALVDGVPRTLSLDAFIRHWVTHQIEVIVRRTKFRLRKAEERAHILRGLLKALDAIDEVIALIRRSDTVDIARTGLMDLLEIDEIQANAILEMQLRRLAALERQKIIQEHDELQAKIREYNEILASPVRQRGIVSAELAAIVEKYGDDRKTMLVPYDGDMSIEDLIAEEDIVVTVSRGGYVKRTKTVDYRAQKRGGKGVRGTKLKEDDIVDHFFVSTTHHWLLFFTNKGRVYRAKAYELPDAGRDARGQHVANLLAFQPDEAIAEILAIRDYEAAPYLVLATKGGLVKKTPLKDYDSPRSGGVIAINLREKEDGSDDELIGAELVSAEDDILLISKKAQSIRFTATDEALRPMGRATSGVKGMSFREGDELLSMNVVRPGTFVFTATDGGYAKRTAVDEYRVQGRGGLGIKAAKIVEDRGSLVGALVVEETDEILAITLSGGVIRTRVNEIRETGRDTMGVQLINLGKRDAVVGIARNAEAGREAEEVDGDVAVDESAEDAVTTGTDEGEAPSSE; encoded by the coding sequence ATGGCCGACGAGAACCCCCCCGTCACGCCTGACGACGCCGGCGAGACGACCGTGCGCATCGAGCCCGTCGGGCTCGAGACGGAGATGCAGCGCTCGTACCTGGACTACGCGATGTCCGTCATCGTGTCCCGCGCGCTGCCCGACGTACGCGACGGTCTCAAGCCCGTCCATCGCCGCGTCCTGTACGCCATGTACGACGGCGGCTACCGGCCCGAGAAGGGCTTCTACAAGTGCGCCCGCGTCGTCGGTGACGTCATGGGCAACTACCACCCGCACGGTGACTCCTCGATCTACGACGCGCTGGTCCGCCTCGCGCAGCCGTGGTCGATGCGGATGCCGCTGGTGGACTCCAACGGCAACTTCGGCTCGCCGGGCAACGACCCGGCGGCGGCCATGCGCTACACCGAGTGCAAGATGGCGCCGCTGTCGATGGAGATGGTCCGTGACATCGACGAGGAGACCGTCGACTTCACGGACAACTACGACGGACGCTCCCAAGAGCCGACCGTCCTGCCGGCCCGCTTCCCGAACCTGCTGATCAACGGCTCGGCGGGCATCGCGGTCGGTATGGCGACCAACATCCCGCCGCACAACCTCCGCGAGGTCGCGGCAGGCGCCCAGTGGTACCTGGAGAACCCCGAGGCCTCCCACGAGGACCTCCTGGACGCGCTGATCGAGCGCATCAAGGGCCCCGACTTCCCGACCGGCGCCCTGGTCGTCGGCCGCAAGGGCATCGAGGAGGCGTACCGCACGGGCCGCGGCTCCATCACGATGCGCGCGGTCGTCGAGGTCGAGGAGATTCAGAACAGGCAGTGCCTGGTGGTCACGGAGCTGCCGTACCAGGTCAACCCGGACAACCTCGCGCAGAAGATCGCCGACCTCGTGAAGGACGGCAAGATCGGCGGCATCGCGGACGTCCGCGACGAGACGTCGTCCCGTACGGGCCAGCGCCTGGTCATCGTCCTGAAGCGCGACGCGGTCGCCAAGGTCGTGCTGAACAACCTGTACAAGCACACCGACCTGCAGACCAACTTCGGCGCCAACATGCTGGCCCTGGTCGACGGCGTGCCGCGCACCCTGTCCCTGGACGCGTTCATCCGCCACTGGGTGACGCACCAGATCGAGGTCATCGTCCGCCGTACGAAGTTCCGGCTGCGCAAGGCCGAGGAGCGGGCACACATCCTGCGCGGCCTGCTGAAGGCCCTGGACGCCATCGACGAGGTCATCGCGCTGATCCGGCGCAGCGACACCGTCGACATCGCGCGCACGGGCCTGATGGACCTCCTGGAGATCGACGAGATCCAGGCCAACGCCATCCTCGAGATGCAGCTGCGCCGCCTGGCCGCCCTGGAACGCCAGAAGATCATCCAGGAGCACGACGAACTCCAGGCCAAGATCCGCGAGTACAACGAGATCCTCGCCTCCCCCGTGCGCCAGCGCGGGATCGTCAGCGCGGAACTCGCCGCGATCGTCGAGAAGTACGGCGACGACCGCAAGACGATGCTGGTCCCCTACGACGGCGACATGTCCATCGAGGACCTCATCGCCGAGGAGGACATCGTCGTCACCGTCTCGCGCGGCGGCTACGTCAAGCGCACCAAGACGGTCGACTACCGGGCGCAGAAGCGCGGCGGCAAGGGCGTACGCGGCACGAAGCTCAAGGAAGACGACATCGTCGACCACTTCTTCGTGTCCACGACCCACCACTGGCTGCTGTTCTTCACCAACAAGGGCCGCGTGTACCGGGCCAAGGCCTACGAACTGCCGGACGCCGGGCGTGACGCGCGTGGACAGCACGTCGCCAACCTGCTGGCCTTCCAGCCGGACGAGGCCATTGCTGAGATCCTCGCGATCCGCGACTACGAGGCCGCGCCCTATCTGGTGCTCGCCACCAAGGGCGGACTTGTGAAGAAGACGCCTCTGAAGGATTACGATTCGCCCCGTTCCGGCGGCGTCATCGCGATCAACCTCCGTGAGAAGGAGGACGGTTCCGATGACGAACTGATCGGAGCCGAACTCGTATCGGCAGAGGATGACATCCTTCTGATCAGCAAGAAGGCACAGTCGATCCGCTTCACGGCGACGGACGAGGCGCTGCGGCCCATGGGCCGTGCCACCTCGGGTGTCAAGGGCATGAGTTTCCGTGAGGGAGACGAGCTGCTCTCGATGAATGTTGTTCGACCCGGTACGTTCGTGTTCACTGCCACAGACGGCGGGTACGCGAAGCGGACCGCCGTCGACGAGTACCGCGTCCAGGGTCGCGGCGGCCTCGGCATCAAGGCCGCCAAGATCGTCGAGGACCGCGGATCGCTCGTCGGCGCGCTGGTGGTCGAGGAGACCGACGAGATCCTCGCCATCACGCTGTCGGGCGGTGTGATTCGTACGCGAGTCAACGAGATCAGGGAAACCGGCCGTGACACCATGGGCGTCCAACTGATCAACCTGGGCAAGCGCGATGCCGTCGTCGGCATCGCTCGGAACGCCGAGGCGGGGCGGGAGGCGGAGGAGGTCGACGGCGACGTTGCCGTGGACGAGTCCGCCGAGGACGCCGTGACGACCGGTACGGACGAGGGTGAGGCGCCCTCGTCCGAGTAG
- a CDS encoding DUF3566 domain-containing protein yields the protein MSGATGAGSSGTSAGTSTGSEADGGGRGSAARAMDTHTTQLKAIKSDAKDAAAPASEKPGPQGGTVTDTRGPQTPKPASGSPAAAQGGSGRQAPAQAQPQPQPQAPAQAAASALPGERQSQQQAGPYHPPQAYAPAPEASRKPRTGARTTPRTRKARLRVSKADPWSVMKVSFLLSIALGICTVVAAAVLWMVMNAMGVFSTVGATISEATGSNESNGFDLQAFLSLPNVLIFTTIIAVIDVVLATALATLGAFIYNLSAGFVGGIELTLAEDE from the coding sequence GTGAGCGGAGCCACGGGCGCGGGATCGTCCGGTACTTCGGCCGGCACTTCGACCGGGTCGGAGGCGGACGGCGGCGGCCGTGGCTCCGCCGCGCGTGCGATGGACACGCACACGACCCAACTGAAGGCCATCAAGTCGGACGCGAAGGATGCGGCCGCGCCCGCGTCGGAGAAGCCCGGACCCCAGGGGGGAACCGTGACGGACACCCGTGGTCCGCAGACCCCGAAGCCCGCGTCCGGCAGTCCGGCCGCGGCTCAGGGCGGATCCGGCCGTCAGGCTCCGGCACAGGCGCAGCCCCAGCCGCAGCCTCAGGCCCCGGCCCAGGCCGCTGCCTCCGCGCTGCCGGGTGAGCGGCAGTCGCAGCAGCAGGCGGGCCCCTACCACCCGCCGCAGGCCTACGCGCCGGCCCCGGAGGCTTCCCGCAAGCCCCGGACGGGGGCGCGCACGACCCCTCGCACGCGCAAGGCGCGGCTGCGGGTGTCCAAGGCGGACCCGTGGTCCGTGATGAAGGTCAGCTTCCTGCTCTCCATCGCCCTCGGTATCTGCACGGTCGTCGCGGCCGCGGTGCTGTGGATGGTCATGAACGCGATGGGTGTGTTCTCGACGGTCGGCGCCACCATCTCCGAGGCGACCGGTTCGAACGAGTCCAACGGATTCGATCTGCAGGCGTTCCTGTCGCTGCCCAACGTGCTGATCTTCACCACGATCATCGCCGTCATCGACGTCGTCCTCGCCACCGCCCTGGCCACCCTCGGCGCCTTCATCTACAACCTCTCTGCGGGCTTCGTGGGCGGCATCGAGCTGACGCTCGCCGAGGACGAGTAA
- a CDS encoding DUF6344 domain-containing protein, whose protein sequence is MAQNKVMKLWTAIVTAFLALCTALGLVTTTASAAVQQTETTRNCAALATTPAMPLPVRPHDRALPPTMKQRIRAEAHGSSPSCRHRTALDTATDTATNVTGRVAAPEAPLPQAEHPGAPLQR, encoded by the coding sequence ATGGCCCAGAACAAGGTCATGAAGCTGTGGACCGCCATCGTCACCGCCTTCCTCGCGCTGTGCACGGCGCTCGGACTCGTCACGACCACGGCCTCGGCCGCGGTACAGCAGACCGAGACCACCCGCAACTGCGCGGCACTCGCGACGACCCCGGCGATGCCCCTCCCGGTCCGGCCCCACGATCGCGCCCTGCCCCCCACGATGAAACAGCGCATCCGCGCCGAGGCCCACGGCTCCTCCCCCTCCTGCCGCCACCGCACGGCCCTGGACACGGCCACGGACACCGCCACGAACGTCACAGGCCGGGTTGCCGCCCCGGAAGCACCTCTCCCGCAGGCCGAGCATCCAGGCGCACCGCTCCAGCGCTGA
- a CDS encoding DLW-39 family protein, which translates to MKKLLLVALAAIGGLLVYRQIQADRAEQDLWTEATDSVPTGS; encoded by the coding sequence GTGAAGAAGCTTCTCCTGGTCGCACTGGCCGCCATCGGCGGGCTCCTCGTGTACCGCCAGATCCAGGCGGATCGCGCCGAGCAGGATCTGTGGACGGAGGCGACTGACTCCGTGCCCACGGGTTCGTGA
- a CDS encoding serine/threonine-protein kinase, giving the protein MGEVFAGRYELVDPIGRGGVGAVWRTWDHRRRRYVAAKVLQQRDAHALLRFVREQAVRIDHPHVLAPASWAADDDKVLFTMDLVAGGSLVNLVNDYGPLPPSYVCGLLDQLLSGLAAVHAEGVIHRDIKPANVLLEATGTARPRLRLSDFGIAMRLGEPRLTETNYVVGTPGYFAPEQMLGADPDFPADLFAVGLVALYLLEGAKPDAKALIEHFAAHGTPKAPRGIPEPLWQVIATLLQPDPNSRFRTATGARKALAAAVELLPEPGPDDELVEVFDQLGPLPTGFAPEGPLHRASGLDTTGTSTGTGSGTDGTPPPPHHPPTYGPPPMGPPSQPGKGPAVPVPVPLPGAAPQPPYTATGSISPPPMPTTAPPQTDFSGSGNTPDNGSGHNSGFSTGPTDADPRTGSGAGTEPGTGHWPQGPGPASSASSTHSGHLPPEPPGTAVPPRPERAPAPLRPSTMSDTGSFHLPPPQVLTADAPSPQVEQHAPGPGHPQQQPEQQAGTRTPAGAAPVRTAPAQHPEPAHVPSPQAHPPLGPSPALASAVQQHAYASTGSYTARPSQVPRRSRALPRRRPGPPVKVVVPVLLVALACFAVGFWALSRL; this is encoded by the coding sequence ATGGGTGAGGTCTTCGCCGGCCGGTACGAACTGGTCGACCCGATCGGGCGCGGGGGAGTCGGCGCGGTCTGGCGCACCTGGGACCACCGCCGCCGCCGCTATGTGGCCGCCAAGGTTCTGCAACAGCGTGACGCGCACGCCCTGCTGCGCTTCGTCCGTGAGCAGGCCGTACGGATCGACCATCCGCATGTGCTCGCCCCCGCCAGCTGGGCCGCCGACGACGACAAGGTCCTGTTCACGATGGATCTGGTGGCCGGAGGATCACTGGTCAACCTCGTCAACGACTACGGTCCCCTTCCGCCCTCCTACGTCTGTGGCCTGCTCGACCAGTTGCTGTCCGGCCTCGCCGCCGTGCACGCCGAGGGCGTCATCCACCGCGACATCAAGCCCGCCAACGTGCTGCTGGAGGCCACGGGCACTGCCCGTCCCCGCCTGCGCCTGTCCGACTTCGGCATCGCCATGCGTCTGGGCGAGCCCCGCCTGACCGAGACCAACTACGTGGTGGGGACGCCGGGTTACTTCGCTCCCGAGCAGATGCTGGGCGCAGATCCGGACTTCCCGGCCGACCTCTTCGCGGTGGGCCTCGTCGCCCTGTACCTCCTGGAGGGCGCCAAGCCCGACGCCAAGGCCCTCATCGAACACTTCGCCGCCCATGGCACTCCGAAGGCGCCGAGGGGCATCCCCGAGCCGCTGTGGCAGGTCATCGCCACGCTGCTCCAGCCGGACCCCAACTCCCGCTTCCGCACCGCCACCGGCGCCCGCAAGGCCCTTGCCGCCGCCGTCGAACTGCTGCCTGAGCCGGGACCGGACGACGAGCTGGTGGAGGTCTTCGACCAACTCGGCCCGCTGCCCACGGGGTTCGCCCCCGAGGGCCCCCTGCACAGGGCATCGGGGCTGGACACGACGGGCACGAGCACCGGAACGGGGTCCGGCACGGACGGGACACCACCGCCGCCTCACCACCCGCCGACCTACGGCCCACCGCCCATGGGCCCACCGTCCCAGCCCGGGAAGGGCCCCGCGGTACCGGTACCGGTACCGCTCCCCGGAGCCGCCCCTCAGCCCCCGTACACGGCCACGGGCTCTATATCCCCGCCCCCCATGCCCACCACTGCACCGCCCCAGACCGACTTCTCAGGCTCCGGCAACACACCAGACAACGGCTCGGGCCATAACTCCGGCTTCAGCACCGGGCCCACGGACGCCGACCCTCGCACTGGTTCAGGCGCCGGCACTGAGCCAGGAACCGGTCACTGGCCCCAAGGCCCCGGCCCCGCGTCTTCGGCGTCTTCGACCCACTCCGGTCACCTGCCGCCGGAGCCGCCCGGCACCGCCGTACCACCGCGCCCCGAACGCGCCCCTGCACCCCTGCGGCCCTCCACGATGTCGGACACCGGCAGCTTCCATCTGCCTCCGCCCCAGGTGCTCACCGCCGACGCGCCGTCGCCCCAGGTCGAGCAGCACGCCCCCGGTCCTGGTCACCCACAACAACAGCCCGAGCAGCAGGCCGGTACCCGTACTCCGGCCGGGGCGGCTCCCGTCCGAACCGCTCCAGCGCAACATCCCGAACCCGCGCATGTGCCCTCCCCCCAGGCGCACCCGCCGCTGGGCCCCTCTCCGGCCCTGGCCTCGGCGGTGCAACAGCACGCGTACGCCTCTACTGGTTCATACACCGCTCGGCCCTCGCAGGTTCCACGTCGTTCCAGGGCGCTTCCCCGGCGCCGTCCCGGCCCGCCCGTCAAGGTCGTCGTCCCGGTCCTGCTGGTCGCCCTGGCCTGCTTCGCGGTGGGGTTCTGGGCACTGAGCCGACTCTGA
- a CDS encoding helix-turn-helix domain-containing protein: protein MDAAQQEATARARELQRNWYGEPLGALFRRLIEDLGLNQARLAGVLGLSAPMLSQLMSGQRAKIGNPAVVQRVQLLQDLAGQVADGSVSAAEATERMDEIKKSQGGSVLSNTTQSTTSSGAPTVKRVVREIQSLLRSVAAAGDIIEAADTLAPTHPELAEFLRVYGAGRTSDAVAHYQSHQN, encoded by the coding sequence ATGGACGCCGCACAGCAGGAAGCGACCGCAAGAGCCCGGGAGCTGCAGCGGAACTGGTACGGAGAGCCGTTGGGGGCGCTCTTCCGTAGGCTCATCGAGGACCTGGGTCTCAACCAGGCCCGGCTCGCGGGGGTGCTGGGCCTGTCCGCACCGATGCTGTCGCAGCTGATGAGCGGTCAGCGTGCCAAGATCGGCAACCCGGCTGTGGTCCAGCGGGTGCAGTTGCTGCAGGACCTGGCCGGTCAGGTCGCGGACGGCAGCGTGAGCGCCGCCGAGGCGACCGAGCGCATGGACGAGATCAAGAAGTCACAGGGGGGATCGGTGCTCAGCAACACCACGCAGTCGACGACGAGTTCGGGGGCGCCCACGGTCAAGCGGGTCGTCCGCGAGATCCAGTCGCTGCTTCGCTCGGTGGCCGCCGCGGGCGACATCATCGAGGCGGCTGACACCCTCGCCCCGACCCACCCTGAGCTGGCAGAGTTCCTCCGGGTGTACGGCGCGGGCCGCACCTCGGACGCGGTGGCGCACTACCAGTCCCACCAGAACTGA
- a CDS encoding DUF5324 family protein, with protein MTRIDSVRAATGSAKDSVLHAAEVVAPYADTAKDKASHYAQEARVRLAPKVSQAAEQARVQYGAHVVPRLEQARTHVPPKVDHAAHEAAARTRKAARQAADYSRPRIEQAVAAAGPVREEATARSVAALAALRGQVSPKQIQRLVRKQQRRARLGRAAKGVALLGVLAGGAFAAWKWWDKQANPDWLVEPPAATEVSDSGRLTSVDGSGQSVLDPEVQAKQAEDEAADPDNRH; from the coding sequence GTGACCCGCATCGACAGCGTGCGCGCCGCGACCGGCTCGGCGAAGGACAGCGTGCTGCACGCCGCGGAAGTGGTGGCGCCCTACGCCGACACGGCCAAGGACAAGGCCTCGCACTACGCGCAGGAGGCACGTGTACGACTCGCGCCGAAAGTGTCGCAGGCCGCGGAACAGGCACGCGTCCAGTACGGCGCCCATGTCGTCCCGCGCTTGGAGCAGGCTCGCACGCATGTGCCGCCGAAGGTCGACCACGCGGCCCACGAAGCCGCCGCACGCACCCGCAAGGCGGCCCGCCAGGCCGCCGACTACTCCCGTCCCCGTATCGAACAGGCCGTGGCCGCAGCCGGCCCGGTTCGCGAGGAGGCCACCGCCCGCAGTGTCGCGGCACTGGCCGCACTGCGTGGGCAGGTCTCGCCGAAGCAGATCCAGCGGCTGGTGCGCAAGCAGCAGCGCCGGGCGAGGCTCGGCCGTGCCGCCAAGGGCGTGGCCCTCCTGGGCGTCCTGGCCGGCGGTGCCTTCGCTGCCTGGAAGTGGTGGGACAAGCAGGCCAACCCCGACTGGCTGGTCGAGCCCCCCGCCGCCACCGAGGTCTCCGACTCCGGTCGCCTGACCTCCGTGGACGGCAGCGGTCAGTCCGTCCTCGACCCCGAGGTCCAGGCCAAGCAGGCCGAGGACGAGGCCGCCGACCCGGACAACCGCCACTGA
- a CDS encoding peptidylprolyl isomerase, producing the protein MAEQLYATLKTNHGDIEVRLLPNHAPKTVRNFVELAQGEREWTNPATGQKSTDKLYDGTVFHRVISGFMIQGGDPLGNGTGGPGYQFADEFHPDLAFDKPYLLAMANAGPGTNGSQFFITVSPTAWLNRKHTIFGEVVDAASQKVVDAIAGAQTNPRTDRPVNDVVIESVVVETRQG; encoded by the coding sequence GTGGCAGAGCAGCTGTACGCCACCCTGAAGACCAACCATGGCGACATCGAGGTGCGGCTGCTGCCGAACCACGCGCCCAAGACGGTCCGTAACTTCGTCGAGCTCGCCCAGGGCGAGCGTGAGTGGACCAACCCGGCCACCGGCCAGAAGTCCACGGACAAGCTTTACGACGGCACGGTCTTCCACCGGGTGATCAGTGGATTCATGATCCAGGGCGGTGACCCGCTGGGCAACGGCACCGGCGGTCCCGGCTACCAGTTCGCGGACGAGTTCCACCCGGACCTCGCCTTCGACAAGCCCTACCTGCTGGCCATGGCCAACGCCGGACCGGGCACCAACGGCTCGCAGTTCTTCATCACCGTCTCCCCGACGGCATGGCTGAACCGCAAGCACACCATCTTCGGTGAGGTCGTCGACGCGGCCAGCCAGAAGGTCGTGGACGCCATCGCCGGCGCCCAGACCAACCCGCGCACCGACCGTCCGGTCAACGACGTCGTCATCGAGTCGGTCGTCGTCGAGACGCGCCAGGGCTGA
- a CDS encoding rhomboid family intramembrane serine protease — MDQAPSSPQDAQSLPTCYRHPDRETGIRCTRCERPICPECMVSASVGFQCPECVRNGSGTGHAPSASAPRTLAGGTVTADPRLLTKILIGANLLLFLVKTSVGDAFTDRFDLIGRAWVPELGTSLQGVAEGQWYRLVTSMFLHAGVTHILFNMLSLWWIGGPLEAALGRARYLALYFVSGLAGSALTYLIAEPTQPSLGASGAIFGLFGATGVLLRHLKYDMRPLIILLVINLIFTFSPMFNIAWEAHVGGLVGGVLIGYVMVHAPRERRALIQYGVCALVLAAVVVMTLLRTTQLT, encoded by the coding sequence ATGGATCAGGCGCCGAGCAGCCCGCAGGACGCGCAGAGCCTGCCCACCTGCTACCGGCATCCGGACCGCGAGACGGGTATCCGCTGCACCCGCTGCGAGCGCCCCATCTGTCCCGAGTGCATGGTGAGCGCCTCCGTCGGCTTCCAGTGCCCCGAGTGCGTCCGCAACGGCTCCGGCACGGGCCACGCGCCTTCGGCCTCGGCCCCACGCACCCTCGCGGGTGGCACGGTCACCGCCGATCCGCGGCTTCTCACCAAGATCCTGATCGGTGCGAACCTGCTGCTGTTCCTGGTGAAGACGTCCGTCGGCGACGCCTTCACCGACCGGTTCGACCTCATCGGTCGCGCCTGGGTACCGGAGCTGGGCACCTCGCTCCAGGGTGTAGCCGAAGGCCAGTGGTACCGACTGGTCACGTCGATGTTCTTGCACGCAGGCGTCACACACATCCTGTTCAACATGCTGAGCCTGTGGTGGATCGGCGGCCCGCTGGAGGCGGCCCTCGGCCGTGCCCGCTATCTGGCGCTGTACTTCGTCTCGGGTCTCGCGGGCAGCGCGCTCACCTACCTGATCGCCGAGCCCACCCAACCGTCGCTCGGTGCCTCCGGCGCCATCTTCGGGCTCTTCGGGGCGACCGGCGTCCTCCTGCGCCACCTCAAGTACGACATGCGCCCGTTGATCATCCTCCTGGTGATCAACCTGATCTTCACCTTCAGCCCGATGTTCAACATCGCCTGGGAAGCCCACGTAGGCGGCCTCGTCGGCGGAGTGCTGATCGGCTACGTGATGGTGCACGCACCACGTGAGCGGCGGGCGCTGATCCAGTACGGCGTGTGTGCGCTGGTCCTGGCCGCCGTGGTCGTCATGACTCTGCTCAGGACCACGCAGCTGACCTGA